The proteins below come from a single Biomphalaria glabrata chromosome 10, xgBioGlab47.1, whole genome shotgun sequence genomic window:
- the LOC129928552 gene encoding uncharacterized protein LOC129928552, producing the protein MYPMKRNTLELRKYQEDACHVYNFEVDKLLHNHFPVKVFQVRSKQDRNVKKVIKAFFKDNTDVENKVAKHFLSEVAVLATVRHPYIMGMDSMGSFPRYFAYVMPFYEDGTLTKVLPSMHQEMSDEYFVQLCAAVNYLHNKKVAHRDLKTDNILITEKKVLIADFGLSDILPTEDSMATKRKGTVVYKSPEQFLKKQFNPFKCDMFALGVVYWCMVFKVNVLSHEIEEPMMETVRNRLSPTSIDRLILTNLLEYQPEERLSIFELIFLMEESCFLHRIAKLKDY; encoded by the exons atgtatCCTATGAAAAGAAACACACTGGAACTTCGTAAATACCAAGAAGATGCATGCCATGTATATAACTTCGAGGTGGACAAATTGCTTCACAATCATTTCCCGGTCAAAGTTTTCCAAGTCAGATCCAAACAAGACCGCAACGTCAAGAAAGTCATCAAGGCTTTCTTCAAAGACAACACTGATGTTGAGAACAAAGTGGCAAAACATTTCTTATCGGAAGTTGCAGTACTCGCCACGGTCCGTCATCCCTATATCATGGGTATGGATAGCATGGGGTCCTTTCCTCGGTACTTCGCTTATGTGATGCCATTCTATGAAGATGGCACTCTGACCAAGGTACTGCCTTCCATGCACCAGGAGATGAGTGATGAATACTTTGTGCAGCTGTGTGCAGCAGTTAACTATCTCCATAACAAAAAAGTTGCTCACAGAGACTTGAAAACGGACAACATTTTGATCACAGAAAAGAAAGTTCTTATTGCTGATTTCGGCTTATCGGATATCTTGCCCACTGAGGATTCAATGGCGACCAAAAGAAAAGGAACTGTCGTGTACAAGTCCCCAGAGcagtttttaaagaaacaatttaACCCTTTTAAA TGTGACATGTTCGCTCTAGGGGTAGTCTACTGGTGTATGGTTTTCAAAGTCAATGTTTTAAGTCATGAGATCGAGGAGCCAATGATGGAAACAGTCAGGAATAGGTTGTCGCCTACTAGTATAGACAg ACTCATTTTGACCAATCTTTTAGAATATCAACCTGAAGAAAGATTGTCCATCTTTGAACTCATCTTCTTGATGGAGGAATCTTGTTTCTTACACAGGATAGCCAAACTTAAAG atTATTAG
- the LOC129928551 gene encoding uncharacterized protein LOC129928551 translates to MYHSKKKKDGLLSYQDDACHVYGFEVEKLLQDNHPIKVFQVRSKQDHNVKKVIKTYFKDNTDVDQITTRQFMAEISVLTKIHHPYVMGMDTMGIFPGYFAYVMPLYETGTLTEALPTMNQEKSDEYLVQLCAGLKFLHRHKIAHRDVKTDNVLITAKEKRVVIADFGLSEILTTIDTPVSTIKGTHMYISPEQFIQKEFNAFKCDMYALGVVYWCMVFKVDVFDLKSSEQMKESVNTLCDTSIDWLVLTNLLDPSPVDRLTCYNLLCVLEQPEYRFSERIASLRGNGKMFY, encoded by the exons ATGTATCactcaaagaaaaagaaagacggACTTCTAAGCTACCAAGACGATGCATGCCATGTATATGGCTTCGAGGTGGAAAAATTACTTCAAGACAATCACCCGATCAAAGTTTTTCAAGTCAGATCCAAACAAGACCACAACGTCAAGAAAGTCATTAAAACTTATTTCAAAGACAATACTGATGTTGACCAAATAACCACAAGGCAATTCATGGCAGAAATTTCAGTACTCACCAAGATCCACCATCCTTATGTTATGGGAATGGATACCATGGGTATCTTTCCTGGTTACTTCGCATACGTTATGCCATTGTACGAAACAGGAACTCTGACCGAGGCACTGCCGACCATGAATCAGGAAAAGAGTGATGAATACCTTGTGCAGCTGTGTGCAGGACTTAAATTTCTCCATAGACATAAAATCGCTCACAGAGACGTGAAAACGGACAACGTTTTGATCACAGCAAAAGAAAAGAGGGTGGTCATTGCTGATTTCGGTTTGTCTGAAATCTTGACCACTATTGATACGCCAGTGAGCACCATAAAAGGAACCCATATGTACATTTCCCCAGAACAGTTTATCCAGAAAGAATTTAACGCTTTTAAA TGTGACATGTACGCACTAGGAGTAGTCTACTGGTGTATGGTTTTCAAAGTGGATGTCTTTGATTTAAAGAGCAGCGAGCAAATGAAGGAATCAGTCAATACTTTGTGTGATACTAGTATAGACTG gcTGGTTTTGACCAATCTTTTGGACCCGAGCCCTGTCGACAGGTTAACCTGTTACAATCTCCTCTGCGTACTGGAGCAGCCTGAATATCGTTTTTCAGAGAGAATAGCCAGTCTTAGAGGTAACGGAAAAATGTTCTATTAG